In one window of Arctopsyche grandis isolate Sample6627 chromosome 6, ASM5162203v2, whole genome shotgun sequence DNA:
- the RfC4 gene encoding replication factor C subunit RfC4 — MSAARCSGVPWAEKHRPQVLSEVVGHEAAVSRLSALADGGGAPHLLLSGPPGVGKTSALHCLARQLLQDNYKLALLELNASNERGIDVVRNKIKMFAQQKVTLPPGRHKMIILDEADSMTEGAQQALRRTMELFSNTTRFALACNNSEKIIEPIQSRCALIRFSKLTDAQILAKIIEVCQKEDLTYSEDGLEAIVFTSQGDLRQALNNLQSTANGFGHVNGENVFKVCDEPHPLLVKDMLEYCTKGDIHSAYKVMSKLWKLGYAAEDIIGNIFRVCKNLNIDETLKLVFIKEIGFAHMKIIEGLNSLLQMSGLLAKLCQASKGNIIS; from the exons ATGAGTGCAGCGCGTTGCAGTGGTGTGCCTTGGGCTGAAAAGCATCGTCCTCAAGTATTGAGTGAAGTAGTTGGCCATGAAGCTGCGGTGTCGCGCTTATCAGCTTTAGCCGATGGCGGTGGCGCACCTCATCTACTGTTGTCTGGTCCACCAGGGGTCGGAAAAACCAGTGCACTGCATTGTCTGGCTCGCCAATTACTACAAGACAACTACAAACTAGCCCTACTCGAGTTGAATGCTTCGAATGAACGTGGCATTGACGTCGTCAGaaacaaaatcaaaatgttCGCCCAACAGAAA GTAACACTCCCACCTGGAAGGCATAAAATGATCATTTTAGACGAAGCCGACAGCATGACTGAAGGAGCACAACAAGCATTGCGCAGAACCATGGAGTTATTCAGCAACACCACTCGTTTCGCCCTCGCTTGCAACAATAGTGAAAAGATTATCGAACCCATACAATCACGCTGTGCTTTAATCCGCTTCTCAAAACTTACCGATGCACAGATATTagcaaaa ATTATTGAAGTCTGCCAAAAAGAAGACCTAACCTATTCAGAAGATGGCTTGGAAGCTATTGTATTTACATCTCAAGGAGATTTGCGACAGgctctcaataatttacaatccaCTGCCAACGGTTTTGGACATGTCAATGGCGAAAACGTTTTTAAAGTTTGTGATGAACCGCATCCGTTGCTAGTCAAAGATATGTTAGAATATTGCACCAAAGGTGATATTCACAGCGCTTATAAA GTCATGTCTAAACTTTGGAAGTTGGGATATGCAGCTGAAGATATAATCGGAAACATATTTAGGGTGTGTAAAAATTTGAACATTGACGAAACACTCAAGTTGGTTTTCATAAAAGAAATCGGTTTTGCACATATGAAAATCATCGAGGGACTGAACTCATTGTTGCAAATGTCAGGCTTATTAGCAAAATTATGCCAAGCTTCAAAAGGTAACATTAtctcataa
- the Vps2 gene encoding vacuolar protein sorting 2, whose translation MEWLFGRRLTPDEMLRNNQRALNKAMRDLDREKMKMEQQEKKVIADIKKLAKEGQMDAVKIMAKDLVRTRKYIRKFMLMKANIQAVSLKIQTLKSQNTMAVAMKGVTRAMQNMNKQLNLPQIQKILHEFEKQSEIMDMKEEMMNDAIDDAMEDDDEEEESDAVVTQILDELGLQLNDQLSGLPQASGALKIPGAKQPAQPSAAMAAGGGGMENDADADLQARLDNLRRE comes from the exons ATGGAGTGGTTATTTGGACGCCGTTTGACCCCAGATGAGATGCTCAGAAACAATCAAAGAGCTCTAAATAAAGCAATGAGGGACTTAGATagagaaaaaatgaaaatggagcagcaagaaaaaaaagttatagCTGATATTAAGAAATTAGCTAAGGAGGGCCAAATG GATGCCGTCAAAATAATGGCTAAGGATCTCGTTAGAACTAGGAAATACATTCGTAAATTCATGTTAATGAAAGCAAATATTCAAGCAGTATctttaaaaattcaaactctCAAATCTCAAAATACAATGGCCGTTGCGATGAAAGGAGTCACACGTGCAATGCAAAACATGAATAAGCAATTAAATTTACCACAAATCCAAAAAATACTACAC gaatttgaaaaacaatctGAAATAATGGATATGAAGGAAGAAATGATGAACGACGCTATCGACGATGCAATggaagacgacgacgaagaaGAAGAAAG TGATGCTGTTGTAACACAGATATTGGATGAGCTGGGCCTACAATTAAACGATCAGCTTTCTGGACTTCCTCAAGCAAGCGGAGCTTTAAAAATACCAG gtgCAAAGCAACCTGCTCAGCCGTCGGCTGCAATGGCCGCAGGTGGCGGAGGAATGGAAAATGATGCAGATGCTGATTTACAAGCAAGGCTTGATAATCTGCGAAGAGAATAG
- the LOC143912611 gene encoding lysoplasmalogenase TMEM86A, with product MTSPSRVLKSVGPKLVPFFKSVAVYFVLFIPVDKPSVWAMFVKCAPILSLMVFVLLHGMSLGDEYMFSRRILIGLIFSCLGDALLVWPHYFLHGMGAFSVAQVFYIKAFGFESLKPLLTVPLYGGALYVVSILLPHTSDVYTIGVPVYGVLLTTMVWRAIARVRFSRNQWTWTEICSCIGGMFFAISDGIIGFDRFLQTVPYSQLLIMTTYYMAQVGIALSVVDSSSVYKLSLQSQLKAETDDTVSSIIAGMNVSSDTDEAFVSKAKWNSHDVREQVAVHQHSKHD from the exons ATGACTTCGCCGTCCCGCGTG ttaAAAAGCGTTGGTCCAAAACTAGTGCCGTTCTTCAAATCCGTCGCTGTATACTTCGTACTGTTCATTCCCGTGGACAAGCCCTCAGTATGGGCAATGTTCGTAAAATGTGCACCGATCCTCAGTTTGATGGTCTTTGTACTGCTGCATGGCATGAGTTTAGGCGATGA GTATATGTTTTCGCGTAGAATTCTCATCGGATTAATATTCTCATGTCTCGGAGATGCTCTGCTagtttggccacattatttctTACACGGCATGGGAGCTTTTAGTGTTGCCCAAGTATTCTATATAAAAGCCTTTGGATTTGAAAGCTTAAAACCGCTGCTAACAGTTCCTTTGTATGGCGGTGCATTGTATG TTGTCTCTATATTATTGCCGCATACGAGCGACGTGTACACTATCGGTGTTCCGGTTTACGGAGTGCTCCTCACCACCATGGTCTGGAGAGCTATCGCCAGGGTGAGGTTTTCGAGGAATCAGTGGACGTGGACTGAAATATGCTCCTGCATCGGCGGAATGTTCTTCGCCATATCCGATGGAATTATCggtttcgatcgtttccttcaAACCGTACCATATTCACAG TTGTTGATCATGACTACTTATTACATGGCACAAGTTGGTATTGCATTGAGCGTCGTCGATTCAAGCTCAGTATACAAGCTGTCGCTGCAGAGTCAACTGAAGGCGGAGACAGACGATACCGTCAGTTCTATAATCGCAGGAATGAATGTGTCTTCCGATACGGACGAAGCATTCGTATCAAAAGCCAAGTGGAACAGCCACGATGTTCGCGAGCAAGTTGCTGTTCATCAGCACTCGAAACATgactga